A single region of the Mercenaria mercenaria strain notata chromosome 6, MADL_Memer_1, whole genome shotgun sequence genome encodes:
- the LOC123548500 gene encoding phosphoenolpyruvate carboxykinase, cytosolic [GTP]-like isoform X1, with translation MGVDNKTTLLQSTEMFASHYLKEAASSAKYASKIDPQRRYDILYGNINRLPSRVRYFVEENAKVCQPDAVHICDGSEKERELLYYILQRDGTIRPLPKYENCWLANTDPADVARVESRTFISTHEKYDTVPHTKEGVKGTLANWMSPEDMETALDARFPGCMKGRTMYVIPFSMGPVGSPLSKIGIQLTDSAYVVASMGVMTRMGSKVIDTLKDGEFIKCLHSVGRPITSASSAEVVKNSWPCNPKETIVAHLPERNEICSFGSGYGGNSLLGKKCFALRIGSILARREGWFAEHMLIMGVENPKGEKKYFAAAFPSACGKTNLAMMEPTLPGYKVTCVGDDIAWMRFDKNGQLRAINPEAGFFGVAPGTSMKTNPNAMRTIEKNTIFTNVASTSDGGVYWEGMEEELPDNVSTTSWLGVHDWHKSMGKPAAHPNSRFCTPASQCPIIDDQWESPEGVPIEGIIFGGRRPEGVPLIYEAFDWQHGVFLGAALKSEATAAAEHKGKVVMHDPFAMRPFFGYNFGHYLDHWLSFQENPKCKLPKVFHVNWFRKGSSGFLWPGFGENSRVLDWIFRRVNGEDCAVKSAVGYIPKEGSIDLSGLKEDVNMNELFNLPKDFWQMEVKELGKYFEEQVGEDLPPKIQQELKKLEQRVNTEL, from the exons ATGGGAGTTGATAATAAAACGACACTCTTGCAGTCAACAGAAAT gtTTGCCTCTCATTATCTGAAGGAGGCAGCATCTTCTGCTAAATATGCGAGCAAGATAGATCCACAGAGGCGGTATGATATTCTCTATGGGAATATAAACAGACTGCCGAGCAGGGTTCGATACTTTGTGGAGGAAAACGCCAAAGTGTGTCAGCCTGATGCCGTGCATATCTGTGATGGCTCGGAGAAAGAAAGAGAACTGTTGTACTACATTCTGCAGCGTGATGGGACCATTAGACCTCTTCCAAAATATGAAAACTG TTGGTTAGCGAACACAGATCCGGCTGATGTCGCCAGAGTTGAAAGTCGCACGTTTATCTCTACGCATGAGAAATATGACACAGTACCACATACAAAGGAGGGAGTGAAAGGAACGCTAGCAAACTGGATGTCACCAGAGGACATGGAGACAGCTCTAGATGCGAGGTTTCCCGGCTGCATGAAAG GTCGCACCATGTACGTGATACCATTCAGTATGGGTCCAGTTGGTTCTCCCTTGTCAAAGATTGGTATCCAGCTCACAGACTCTGCTTATGTTGTTGCCAGTATGGGAGTTATGACACGGATGGGCTCAAAAGTTATAGATACGTTGAAGGATGGAGAGTTCATTAAATGCCTACATTCCGTTGGTCGACCTATTACCTCAGCAAGTAGTG CGGAAGTTGTGAAGAATTCTTGGCCGTGTAATCCAAAGGAAACCATCGTAGCTCATTTACCAGAAAGGAATGAAATCTGTTCATTTGGAAGTGGTTACGGCGGGAACTCATTGCTCGGGAAGAAATGTTTTGCTCTCAGGATAGGCTCAATTCTTGCCAGACGAGAGGGCTGGTTCGCCGAACACATGTTG ATCATGGGTGTGGAAAATCCAAAGggagaaaagaaatattttgcagCAGCATTTCCAAGTGCATGTGGTAAAACAAATCTAGCAATGATGGAGCCTACATTACCAGGATACAAAGTTACCTGTGTAGGCGATGATATTGCATGGATGAGATTTGATAAGAATGGTCAGTTGCGTGCAATCAACCCAGAAGCTGGCTTCTTTGGTGTTGCACCAG GCACTTCCATGAAAACCAATCCTAATGCCATGAGAACCATAGAAAagaatacaatatttacaaatgtggCGAGTACGAGTGATGGAGGTGTGTACTGGGAAGGCATGGAAGAGGAGCTTCCTGATAATGTATCCACCACCTCGTGGCTCGGAGTCCATGACTGGCATAAGTCCATGGGAAAACCTGCGGCTCATCCAAATTCACGATTTTGTACACCTGCTAGTCAGTGCCCAATTATTGACGATCAATGGGAGAGTCCAGAAGGTGTTCCGATAGAAGGTATCATATTTGGTGGACGCAGACCAGAGGGTGTGCCTCTCATTTATGAGGCATTTGACTGGCAGCATGGAGTGTTTCTAGGAGCTGCACTGAAATCCGAAGCTACAGCGGCGGCAGAGCATAAAG GAAAGGTAGTGATGCATGATCCATTTGCGATGCGACCGTTCTTTGGATACAATTTTGGACACTATCTCGACCATTGGTTGAGTTTCCAGGAAAACCCAAAGTGTAAATTACCAAAAGTCTTTCACGTGAACTGGTTCAGAAAGGGCTCAAGTGGATTTCTGTGGCCAGGGTTTGGAGAAAATTCTCGTGTATTGGACTGGATTTTCCGACGTGTGAATGGTGAAGACTGTGCCGTGAAATCGGCTGTAGGTTACATTCCAAAAGAAGGCTCAATTGACTTGTCAGGTCTGAAAGAGGACGTCAATATGAATGAGTTATTCAACTTGCCAAAGGACTTTTGGCAAATGGAAGTGAAAGAACTGGGCAAATATTTCGAGGAGCAGGTTGGTGAAGACCTCCCACCAAAAATACAGCAAGAACTGAAGAAATTGGAACAGAGAGTTAACACAGAGTTATAG
- the LOC123548500 gene encoding phosphoenolpyruvate carboxykinase, cytosolic [GTP]-like isoform X2: MVGVSRILRFASHYLKEAASSAKYASKIDPQRRYDILYGNINRLPSRVRYFVEENAKVCQPDAVHICDGSEKERELLYYILQRDGTIRPLPKYENCWLANTDPADVARVESRTFISTHEKYDTVPHTKEGVKGTLANWMSPEDMETALDARFPGCMKGRTMYVIPFSMGPVGSPLSKIGIQLTDSAYVVASMGVMTRMGSKVIDTLKDGEFIKCLHSVGRPITSASSAEVVKNSWPCNPKETIVAHLPERNEICSFGSGYGGNSLLGKKCFALRIGSILARREGWFAEHMLIMGVENPKGEKKYFAAAFPSACGKTNLAMMEPTLPGYKVTCVGDDIAWMRFDKNGQLRAINPEAGFFGVAPGTSMKTNPNAMRTIEKNTIFTNVASTSDGGVYWEGMEEELPDNVSTTSWLGVHDWHKSMGKPAAHPNSRFCTPASQCPIIDDQWESPEGVPIEGIIFGGRRPEGVPLIYEAFDWQHGVFLGAALKSEATAAAEHKGKVVMHDPFAMRPFFGYNFGHYLDHWLSFQENPKCKLPKVFHVNWFRKGSSGFLWPGFGENSRVLDWIFRRVNGEDCAVKSAVGYIPKEGSIDLSGLKEDVNMNELFNLPKDFWQMEVKELGKYFEEQVGEDLPPKIQQELKKLEQRVNTEL, from the exons ATGGTTGGTGTTTCGAGAATTCTACG gtTTGCCTCTCATTATCTGAAGGAGGCAGCATCTTCTGCTAAATATGCGAGCAAGATAGATCCACAGAGGCGGTATGATATTCTCTATGGGAATATAAACAGACTGCCGAGCAGGGTTCGATACTTTGTGGAGGAAAACGCCAAAGTGTGTCAGCCTGATGCCGTGCATATCTGTGATGGCTCGGAGAAAGAAAGAGAACTGTTGTACTACATTCTGCAGCGTGATGGGACCATTAGACCTCTTCCAAAATATGAAAACTG TTGGTTAGCGAACACAGATCCGGCTGATGTCGCCAGAGTTGAAAGTCGCACGTTTATCTCTACGCATGAGAAATATGACACAGTACCACATACAAAGGAGGGAGTGAAAGGAACGCTAGCAAACTGGATGTCACCAGAGGACATGGAGACAGCTCTAGATGCGAGGTTTCCCGGCTGCATGAAAG GTCGCACCATGTACGTGATACCATTCAGTATGGGTCCAGTTGGTTCTCCCTTGTCAAAGATTGGTATCCAGCTCACAGACTCTGCTTATGTTGTTGCCAGTATGGGAGTTATGACACGGATGGGCTCAAAAGTTATAGATACGTTGAAGGATGGAGAGTTCATTAAATGCCTACATTCCGTTGGTCGACCTATTACCTCAGCAAGTAGTG CGGAAGTTGTGAAGAATTCTTGGCCGTGTAATCCAAAGGAAACCATCGTAGCTCATTTACCAGAAAGGAATGAAATCTGTTCATTTGGAAGTGGTTACGGCGGGAACTCATTGCTCGGGAAGAAATGTTTTGCTCTCAGGATAGGCTCAATTCTTGCCAGACGAGAGGGCTGGTTCGCCGAACACATGTTG ATCATGGGTGTGGAAAATCCAAAGggagaaaagaaatattttgcagCAGCATTTCCAAGTGCATGTGGTAAAACAAATCTAGCAATGATGGAGCCTACATTACCAGGATACAAAGTTACCTGTGTAGGCGATGATATTGCATGGATGAGATTTGATAAGAATGGTCAGTTGCGTGCAATCAACCCAGAAGCTGGCTTCTTTGGTGTTGCACCAG GCACTTCCATGAAAACCAATCCTAATGCCATGAGAACCATAGAAAagaatacaatatttacaaatgtggCGAGTACGAGTGATGGAGGTGTGTACTGGGAAGGCATGGAAGAGGAGCTTCCTGATAATGTATCCACCACCTCGTGGCTCGGAGTCCATGACTGGCATAAGTCCATGGGAAAACCTGCGGCTCATCCAAATTCACGATTTTGTACACCTGCTAGTCAGTGCCCAATTATTGACGATCAATGGGAGAGTCCAGAAGGTGTTCCGATAGAAGGTATCATATTTGGTGGACGCAGACCAGAGGGTGTGCCTCTCATTTATGAGGCATTTGACTGGCAGCATGGAGTGTTTCTAGGAGCTGCACTGAAATCCGAAGCTACAGCGGCGGCAGAGCATAAAG GAAAGGTAGTGATGCATGATCCATTTGCGATGCGACCGTTCTTTGGATACAATTTTGGACACTATCTCGACCATTGGTTGAGTTTCCAGGAAAACCCAAAGTGTAAATTACCAAAAGTCTTTCACGTGAACTGGTTCAGAAAGGGCTCAAGTGGATTTCTGTGGCCAGGGTTTGGAGAAAATTCTCGTGTATTGGACTGGATTTTCCGACGTGTGAATGGTGAAGACTGTGCCGTGAAATCGGCTGTAGGTTACATTCCAAAAGAAGGCTCAATTGACTTGTCAGGTCTGAAAGAGGACGTCAATATGAATGAGTTATTCAACTTGCCAAAGGACTTTTGGCAAATGGAAGTGAAAGAACTGGGCAAATATTTCGAGGAGCAGGTTGGTGAAGACCTCCCACCAAAAATACAGCAAGAACTGAAGAAATTGGAACAGAGAGTTAACACAGAGTTATAG